The Danio rerio strain Tuebingen ecotype United States chromosome 1, GRCz12tu, whole genome shotgun sequence genome includes a region encoding these proteins:
- the mfap4.2 gene encoding uncharacterized protein isoform X1 encodes MAIVLFLATLLSAALASDCTSMPFDCSDIYKSGETLSGVYTIYPAGETPVWVYCQMLSDGKDEENGGWTVIQRRMDGSVNFYRPWRDYKRGFGNVEGEYWLGLENLYQLTRHKKFMLRVDLEDFEGRRGFAQYSSFSVGCECEGYKLQVSGFTDGGAGDSVSTHNGMKFSTFDKDQDTYEKNCAKEFLGAFWYSACHNANPNGVYLWHEGSTHNAIGVSWYSWKGNNAVSMKTISIKIKQVP; translated from the exons ATGGCA ATCGTGCTGTTCTTGGCGACGCTTCTCTCTGCTGCTTTGGCCAGTGACTGTACATCCATGCCCTTCGACTGTTCTGACATCTACAAATCAGGAGAAACTCTCAGTGGGGTTTACACCATCTATCCAGCCGGGGAAACTCCAGTCTGGGTTTACTGTCAGATGCTCTCAGATGGGAAAGATGAAGAGAACGGAGGATGGACG GTGATTCAGAGGAGGATGGACGGCAGTGTGAATTTCTATCGGCCGTGGAGAGACTACAAGAGAGGATTCGGGAATGTGGAGGGAGAATACTGGCTGG ggTTGGAGAACCTCTACCAGCTGACCCGCCACAAGAAGTTCATGCTGAGAGTGGATCTGGAGGACTTTGAAGGAAGGAGAGGTTTCGCTCAGTACTCGTCCTTCTCTGTGGGTTGTGAATGTGAAGGATATAAACTGCAGGTTTCTGGATTCACTGATGGAGGAGCAG GTGACTCTGTATCTACCCATAATGGAATGAAGTTCTCCACTTTTGATAAAGACCAAGACACCTATGAAAAGAACTGCGCTAAAGAGTTTCTTGGTGCGTTTTGGTACTCGGCCTGTCACAATGCAAACCCCAACGGTGTGTATTTATGGCATGAAGGCAGCACACACAATGCCATTGGCGTTTCTTGGTACAGCTGGAAAGGGAATAACGCGGTCAGTATGAAAACCATCAGCATCAAGATCAAACAAGTGCCTTAG
- the mfap4.2 gene encoding uncharacterized protein LOC100126122 precursor (The RefSeq protein has 4 substitutions compared to this genomic sequence) codes for MAIVLFLATLPSAALASDCTSMPFDCSDIYKSGETLSGVYTIYPAGETPVWVYCQMISDGKDEENGGWTVIQRRMDGSVNFYRPGRDYKRGFGNVEGEYWLGLENLYQLTRHKKFMLRVDLEDFEGRRGFAQYSSFSVGCECEGYKLQVSGFTDGGAGDSASTHNGMKFSTFDKDQDTYEKNCAKEFLGAFWYSACHNANPNGVYLWHEGSTHNAIGVSWYSWKGNNAVSMKTISIKIKQVP; via the exons ATGGCA ATCGTGCTGTTCTTGGCGACGCTTCTCTCTGCTGCTTTGGCCAGTGACTGTACATCCATGCCCTTCGACTGTTCTGACATCTACAAATCAGGAGAAACTCTCAGTGGGGTTTACACCATCTATCCAGCCGGGGAAACTCCAGTCTGGGTTTACTGTCAGATGCTCTCAGATGGGAAAGATGAAGAGAACGGAGGATGGACG GTGATTCAGAGGAGGATGGACGGCAGTGTGAATTTCTATCGGCCGTGGAGAGACTACAAGAGAGGATTCGGGAATGTGGAGGGAGAATACTGGCTGG ggTTGGAGAACCTCTACCAGCTGACCCGCCACAAGAAGTTCATGCTGAGAGTGGATCTGGAGGACTTTGAAGGAAGGAGAGGTTTCGCTCAGTACTCGTCCTTCTCTGTGGGTTGTGAATGTGAAGGATATAAACTGCAGGTTTCTGGATTCACTGATGGAGGAGCAG GTGACTCTGTATCTACCCATAATGGAATGAAGTTCTCCACTTTTGATAAAGACCAAGACACCTATGAAAAGAACTGCGCTAAAGAGTTTCTTGGTGCGTTTTGGTACTCGGCCTGTCACAATGCAAACCCCAACGGTGTGTATTTATGGCATGAAGGCAGCACACACAATGCCATTGGCGTTTCTTGGTACAGCTGGAAAGGGAATAACGCGGTCAGTATGAAAACCATCAGCATCAAGATCAAACAAGTGCCTTAG
- the mfap4.1 gene encoding microfibril-associated glycoprotein 4 precursor, with protein MAIVLFLATLLSAALASDCTSMPFDCSDIYKSGETLSGVYTIYPAGETPVWVYCQMLSDGKDEENGGWTVIQRRMDGSVNFYRPWRDYKRGFGNVEGEYWLGLENLYQLTRHKKFMLRVDLEDFEGRRGFAQYSSFSVGCECEGYKLQVSGFTDGGAGDSLSGHNGVKFSTFDKDQDTYDKNCAKEFLGAFWYGSCHTTNPNAVYLWGEDATHHAIGVCWYTWKGTHTVSMKIISMKIKQMP; from the exons ATGGCA ATCGTGCTGTTCTTGGCGACGCTTCTCTCTGCTGCTTTGGCCAGTGACTGTACATCCATGCCCTTCGACTGTTCTGACATCTACAAATCAGGAGAAACTCTCAGTGGGGTTTACACCATCTATCCAGCCGGGGAAACTCCAGTCTGGGTTTACTGTCAGATGCTCTCAGATGGGAAAGATGAAGAGAACGGAGGATGGACG GTGATTCAGAGGAGGATGGACGGCAGTGTGAATTTCTATCGGCCGTGGAGAGACTACAAGAGAGGATTCGGGAATGTGGAGGGAGAATACTGGCTGG GACTAGAGAACCTCTACCAGCTGACACGCCACAAGAAGTTCATGCTGAGAGTGGATCTGGAGGACTTTGAAGGAAGGAGAGGTTTCGCTCAGTACTCGTCCTTCTCTGTGGGTTGTGAATGTGAAGGATATAAACTGCAGGTTTCTGGATTCACTGATGGAGGAGCAG GCGACTCTTTATCTGGCCATAATGGTGTGAAGTTCTCCACTTTTGACAAAGACCAAGACACATATGACAAGAACTGCGCTAAAGAGTTTCTCGGGGCATTTTGGTATGGATCCTGTCACACTACAAACCCTAACGCTGTGTATTTATGGGGAGAAGATGCCACCCATCATGCCATTGGCGTTTGTTGGTACACCTGGAAAGGCACTCACACTGTCAGTATGAAAATCATCAGCATGAAGATCAAACAAATGCCTTAG
- the mfap4.13 gene encoding microfibril-associated glycoprotein 4-like precursor — protein sequence MMASMVFLVALLSIVLVNGCSEDEDSPVDCSDLKKAGETLSGVYTIHPAGETPVWVYCQMVSDGKDEENGGWTVFQRRMDGSVNFYRPWRDYKRGFGNVEGEYWLGLENLYQLTRHKKFMLRVDLEDFTGRKGFAQYSSFSVGCETDGYKLQVSGFKDGGAGDSMTYHNGMKFSTFDKDQDNFDKSCARLYLGAFWYNNCHHANLNGVYLWGEDATIFAIGNVWYGWKSNYGIGMKSITMKIKHVP from the exons ATGATGGCA TCGATGGTGTTTTTGGTGGCTCTTCTCTCGATTGTTCTGGTGAACGGATGCAGTGAGGATGAAGACTCACCTGTCGACTGTTCTGACCTTAAAAAAGCAGGAGAAACTCTGAGTGGGGTTTACACCATTCATCCAGCCGGGGAAACTCCAGTCTGGGTTTACTGTCAGATGGTTTCAGATGGGAAAGATGAAGAGAACGGAGGATGGACG GTGTTTCAGAGGAGGATGGACGGCAGTGTGAATTTCTATCGGCCGTGGAGAGACTACAAGAGAGGATTCGGGAATGTGGAGGGAGAATACTGGCTGG ggcTGGAGAACCTCTACCAGCTGACACGACACAAGAAGTTCATGCTGAGAGTGGATCTGGAGGACTTTACTGGAAGGAAAGGTTTCGCTCAGTACTCGTCCTTCTCTGTGGGTTGTGAAACCGATGGCTATAAACTGCAGGTTTCTGGATTCAAGGATGGAGGAGCAG GCGACTCAATGACCTACCACAATGGAATGAAGTTCAGCACCTTTGACAAGGACCAAGACAACTTTGACAAGAGCTGCGCCAGACTTTATCTTGGGGCCTTTTGGTACAATAACTGTCACCATGCAAACCTTAATGGTGTGTACTTGTGGGGAGAAGATGCCACCATTTTTGCCATTGGAAATGTTTGGTACGGCTGGAAGAGCAATTATGGGATTGGTATGAAATCCATCACCATGAAGATAAAGCATGTGCCTTAA